One region of Arthrobacter sp. StoSoilB22 genomic DNA includes:
- a CDS encoding ammonium transporter, which produces MELTAGHVWVMVAAALVLFMTPGLAFFYGGMTRAKAALNMMMMSFISIGIVGVVWVLWGASMSSGEGFMQIVGNPFAAFGLAGVETTPDAMIKIGYAATFAIITVALISGAIADRAKFGAWSIFVPVWVTLVYCPLAYMVWGGGLFGPEGAIGKALGPAIDFAGGTVVHINAGVAALVLVLIIGNRRGFGKDPNHRPHNIPFVMLGAAILWFGWFGFNGGAATTAEQAGLIWINTLAAPAAAMIGWLITERIRDGHPTSLGAASGVVAGLVAITPACANVDPIGALGLGVVAGVASALAVGLKFRWGFDDSLDVVGVHLVSGIIGTVALGFIAKSTDGVGGGLFYGGGMAQMWAQLAAAGIAIAFSAIMTAIIAFAIHKTMGFRVSTEQENVGVDLSLHAETAYEFGVNGHGGSFQPLHNAMTGKADTAADAKTPAEGKESVQA; this is translated from the coding sequence ATGGAACTTACCGCAGGTCACGTATGGGTCATGGTGGCGGCGGCGCTTGTGCTGTTCATGACACCTGGTCTGGCATTTTTCTACGGCGGCATGACACGCGCCAAGGCAGCCCTGAACATGATGATGATGAGCTTCATCTCCATCGGCATTGTGGGCGTCGTCTGGGTGCTCTGGGGTGCTTCGATGAGCTCCGGCGAAGGCTTCATGCAGATTGTGGGTAACCCCTTTGCTGCCTTCGGTCTTGCCGGGGTGGAAACCACACCCGACGCCATGATCAAGATTGGTTACGCGGCAACCTTTGCCATCATCACGGTAGCCCTTATCAGCGGCGCGATTGCTGACCGCGCCAAGTTCGGCGCCTGGAGCATCTTTGTCCCTGTATGGGTCACCCTGGTTTACTGCCCGCTGGCCTACATGGTCTGGGGTGGCGGGTTGTTCGGTCCCGAAGGTGCGATCGGCAAGGCCCTCGGCCCGGCCATTGACTTTGCCGGCGGCACCGTAGTTCACATCAACGCAGGTGTAGCGGCACTTGTCCTGGTACTCATCATCGGCAACCGCCGCGGCTTCGGTAAGGACCCGAACCACCGCCCGCACAACATCCCGTTCGTGATGCTCGGTGCTGCAATCCTCTGGTTCGGCTGGTTCGGTTTCAATGGCGGCGCAGCTACAACCGCTGAACAAGCGGGCCTGATTTGGATCAATACCCTGGCGGCCCCTGCAGCAGCCATGATCGGCTGGCTCATCACCGAACGCATCCGTGACGGCCACCCGACGTCGCTCGGCGCGGCATCCGGTGTGGTTGCCGGCCTGGTAGCTATCACCCCGGCCTGCGCAAACGTGGACCCCATTGGCGCCCTCGGCCTGGGTGTAGTTGCCGGTGTTGCTTCCGCCCTGGCAGTCGGCCTGAAGTTCCGTTGGGGCTTCGATGACTCCCTGGACGTTGTAGGCGTCCACCTCGTTTCCGGCATCATCGGCACCGTGGCCCTTGGCTTCATCGCCAAGTCCACTGACGGCGTGGGTGGTGGCCTCTTCTACGGCGGCGGCATGGCACAGATGTGGGCACAGCTCGCAGCAGCCGGTATTGCGATTGCCTTCTCGGCCATCATGACGGCCATCATTGCCTTCGCCATCCACAAGACCATGGGCTTCCGTGTCTCCACTGAGCAGGAAAACGTTGGCGTGGACCTCAGCCTCCACGCTGAGACGGCCTACGAGTTCGGAGTCAATGGCCACGGTGGCAGCTTCCAGCCGTTGCACAATGCAATGACAGGTAAGGCAGACACGGCAGCAGACGCCAAGACCCCCGCAGAAGGCAAGGAGAGTGTCCAGGCATGA
- a CDS encoding MFS transporter: MTESPRSVKAQRIRPDKTPLPRDIKVMLAAAFLIALGFGLVAPVLPQFATTFDVGATAAAVIVSIFAFMRLVFAPAGGALIGRFGERNVYVSGLLIVAVSTAACAFAQDYWQLLIFRGLGGAGSVMFTVAAMGLLIRLAPPERRGRVSGAYASAFLIGSVLGPVVGGLLAGFGLRVPFLAYAGALLVAALVVRTMLSGEGNTAEDTAPAPAMTVKEALADSAYRAAIFSSFGNGWVTFGVRMATIPLFAVAVLQSAPETAAWALAIFAVGNALALTFSGRLADAWGRKPLLIPGLLITGAATGVIGLTTDLTGFLIASAVAGFGSGLLGPAQQAAVADVIGRGRSGGKVLAIFQMAADTGAIVGPIVAGLLADRLGYGWAFGVTGGVLLLTAAAWLPAREPSKHSPAGHDAS, translated from the coding sequence ATGACCGAGTCGCCCAGATCCGTCAAAGCCCAAAGGATCAGGCCGGACAAGACTCCCCTTCCGCGCGACATCAAAGTGATGTTGGCCGCAGCGTTCCTCATTGCCTTGGGCTTTGGCCTGGTGGCCCCGGTTCTGCCGCAATTCGCCACAACGTTCGACGTCGGCGCTACAGCTGCCGCGGTGATCGTCAGCATCTTCGCCTTCATGAGGCTGGTCTTCGCCCCGGCGGGGGGCGCCCTGATCGGACGGTTTGGCGAACGGAACGTTTACGTCTCAGGCCTGCTGATCGTAGCGGTGTCCACGGCGGCTTGCGCCTTTGCCCAGGACTACTGGCAACTGCTGATCTTCCGCGGGCTAGGCGGCGCCGGCTCGGTGATGTTTACCGTTGCCGCCATGGGACTACTCATCCGACTCGCACCACCCGAACGGCGGGGACGGGTCTCCGGTGCTTACGCCTCGGCTTTCCTGATTGGAAGCGTCCTGGGGCCGGTAGTGGGCGGCTTGCTGGCAGGCTTTGGCCTCCGGGTGCCCTTCCTTGCCTACGCCGGAGCGTTGTTGGTAGCTGCCTTGGTGGTACGCACCATGCTTAGCGGGGAAGGCAACACGGCCGAGGACACCGCGCCTGCCCCGGCAATGACCGTGAAGGAAGCACTGGCGGACTCCGCGTACCGTGCCGCCATTTTCTCGAGTTTTGGCAACGGCTGGGTGACGTTCGGCGTCCGAATGGCCACCATCCCGCTGTTCGCCGTTGCGGTCCTGCAGTCCGCGCCGGAGACCGCCGCTTGGGCCCTGGCCATCTTTGCCGTGGGCAACGCCCTTGCCCTGACGTTCAGTGGACGGCTCGCGGACGCTTGGGGGCGAAAGCCGCTGCTGATTCCCGGCCTGCTCATCACGGGCGCAGCCACCGGCGTGATCGGACTGACCACGGATCTCACCGGATTCCTCATCGCCTCAGCAGTGGCGGGTTTCGGTTCCGGTTTGCTGGGCCCGGCGCAGCAGGCTGCTGTCGCTGATGTCATCGGCCGCGGACGCTCGGGAGGGAAAGTACTGGCCATCTTCCAAATGGCCGCTGACACGGGTGCGATCGTCGGTCCGATCGTAGCCGGGCTCCTCGCTGACCGCCTCGGCTACGGATGGGCGTTCGGCGTCACCGGAGGCGTGCTCCTCCTTACGGCGGCGGCATGGCTGCCGGCGCGGGAGCCTTCGAAGCACTCCCCCGCCGGCCACGACGCTAGTTGA
- a CDS encoding P-II family nitrogen regulator — MKLITAIVRPEKLEAVREGLESYGVQGLTVSAASGYGRQRGYTEVYRGAEYNVDLLPKIRIEVLATDEQADDILDVLIASSNTGRAGDGKVWTVDVYEAVRVRTGERGAAAI, encoded by the coding sequence ATGAAGCTCATCACAGCGATCGTCCGTCCCGAAAAGCTTGAAGCAGTCCGGGAAGGCCTCGAATCATACGGGGTCCAGGGCCTGACGGTCAGCGCGGCAAGCGGCTACGGCCGTCAGCGCGGCTACACCGAGGTGTACCGGGGAGCCGAGTACAACGTGGATTTGTTGCCGAAGATCCGCATCGAGGTCCTTGCCACGGATGAGCAGGCAGATGACATCCTGGATGTCCTCATCGCCAGCTCAAACACAGGCCGCGCCGGTGACGGCAAGGTGTGGACCGTGGATGTTTACGAAGCAGTCAGGGTCAGGACCGGGGAGCGCGGCGCAGCCGCAATCTAA
- a CDS encoding glucose-6-phosphate dehydrogenase, with the protein MTSKTTVKTLLILGASGDLTGRLLLPGLAGLLATGRAPGLRLVGAGSDPWSPEQWQERVNGAFAAASATADAEGRADVAAVASSTEYHQVDVTADGPLADLLAQLEGPIAIYFALPPHVSQKACEVLHRDQLPPGTRLVMEKPFGSGSESAHELNKTLAELVPEDHIHRVDHFLGKATVLNVLGLRFANRFLEPVWNRDHIEKVEVIFDEDLALEGRARYYDTAGALRDMIQSHLLHIMAFLAIDAPATIEERDLRDAVATVLRASSIKAPYSESTGRARYTAGTLGERTVPDYAAEEGVDPSRNTETLAEVRVEIDNWRWKGVPFILRSGKALGRRRKEAVITFRPVPHLPKGFSGVDSPNQLRIGFGPDVLEFDIDVNGPGDIFTLDRASLVAQLSAAGMLPYGEVLEGILNGDPLLSVRGDTAEDCWRIIEPVLRAWEAGHVPLDEYDAGSAGPANWPTGVVD; encoded by the coding sequence GGGGACCTGACGGGCCGGCTGCTTCTGCCCGGCCTGGCCGGACTCCTGGCTACCGGCCGGGCGCCCGGCCTGCGATTGGTGGGGGCGGGTTCTGACCCCTGGTCCCCCGAACAGTGGCAGGAGCGGGTCAATGGCGCCTTCGCTGCGGCGTCAGCTACCGCCGATGCCGAGGGGCGCGCTGACGTGGCTGCTGTCGCCTCCAGCACTGAATACCATCAGGTGGATGTCACCGCCGACGGCCCCTTGGCGGACCTGCTCGCGCAGCTGGAGGGGCCCATTGCCATCTACTTCGCTCTGCCCCCGCACGTCAGCCAAAAGGCCTGCGAGGTCCTCCACCGGGATCAGCTACCCCCTGGAACGCGCCTGGTGATGGAAAAGCCATTTGGCTCGGGATCAGAATCTGCGCACGAGCTCAATAAAACACTTGCTGAGCTGGTTCCCGAGGACCACATCCACCGTGTGGACCACTTCCTGGGTAAAGCCACTGTACTGAACGTCCTGGGACTACGCTTCGCCAACAGGTTCCTGGAGCCCGTCTGGAACCGGGACCACATAGAAAAGGTGGAGGTCATTTTTGATGAGGACCTGGCACTGGAGGGCCGGGCCCGGTATTACGACACTGCCGGCGCCCTGCGGGACATGATCCAGAGCCATCTGCTGCACATCATGGCATTCCTGGCGATCGACGCCCCGGCCACCATCGAGGAACGGGACCTGCGTGACGCCGTGGCAACCGTCCTGCGGGCCAGCAGCATCAAAGCTCCGTACAGCGAATCCACTGGCCGCGCCCGCTACACGGCGGGAACACTCGGCGAACGGACAGTTCCGGATTACGCTGCCGAAGAGGGTGTAGACCCTTCCCGCAATACCGAAACCCTGGCCGAAGTCCGGGTGGAGATCGACAACTGGCGGTGGAAGGGTGTTCCGTTCATCCTTCGCTCGGGCAAGGCCCTGGGACGCCGACGCAAGGAAGCTGTGATCACCTTCCGCCCTGTCCCCCACCTTCCGAAGGGATTCTCAGGCGTGGACTCCCCCAACCAGCTGCGGATCGGTTTCGGACCCGACGTGCTGGAATTCGACATCGACGTCAACGGACCCGGCGACATTTTCACGCTGGACCGGGCAAGTCTGGTGGCGCAGCTCAGCGCAGCCGGAATGCTCCCTTACGGTGAGGTGCTGGAAGGCATCCTGAACGGCGACCCCTTGCTGTCTGTTCGAGGCGACACCGCGGAGGACTGCTGGCGGATCATCGAGCCGGTCCTCCGTGCCTGGGAGGCAGGCCACGTCCCGCTGGACGAGTACGACGCCGGCAGCGCGGGGCCGGCGAACTGGCCCACCGGCGTCGTGGACTAA
- the smc gene encoding chromosome segregation protein SMC: protein MHLKSLTVRGFKSFASATTFDFEPGVTAVVGPNGSGKSNVVDALAWVMGEQGAKTLRGGKMEDVIFAGTSGRPPLGRAHVALTIDNADNALPIEYSEVTISRTLFRTGGSEYAINGAPCRLLDIQELLSDSGLGREMHVIVGQGQLDRVLHATPEDRRGFIEEAAGILKHRRRKEKTVRKLEAMQANLARLGDLTAEIRRQLTPLGKQAEIARRAQTVQFDVRDARARLLADDLVQLTTTLEKDVADEAALKERRRVVEAGLGTGRRRQAGLEQQAAEATPRLNAAREQWYQLSANRERLRSLGSLASERRRLLGSAEASPDTGRDPEQLERQAARVREEQTALEHDILAKQAALLEATVAKDSAEALAAAEDKRLTAMLRAAADRREGLARLAGQVAAARSRAEAAEAERGRLRESLAAGDERRRKAQSEFTALETQVAGVEDGEESLDADYENANEVLDAVLAEIEELKASEREAVRERDALTARRDALQLGLNRKDGAGSLLTAEGVLGPLAALVSIEPGYEAAIAAALGSASDALAVADTDSALAAIRLLKDNDAGRASLLLPGSTSPGEDPGTNLELPAGCRWAADVVKIADPVAQGALGLLVRTAVVDDVAVAAALIADNPHLRAVTREGDVFTSLTITGGSATAPSLLEVQAAVDDAVARLQEVTARLERGRFALAAAQTRRAEAQDRADAALERLHESDARLAAVAERLGHLNSVLRSAVGESERLATSMAKAEANIAEAQLDLEVAVERLAAAQEAPDEEPSTEQRDELAVQARTARALETEARLALRTSEEQLGAISNRAASLERAAATERRAREEAARRAQRRRAQAQRAAAVASAVEQTLRFIDVSVDLADYDRDLAEQKRDELEKELAEVRSGNDALARELAELTDSVHRDEMARTQQRLRIEALESRSIEELGLSAEQLIADYGPDKMVPLPPGSATDKWAELRAPVDENGDAIIEGIPFVRAEQEKRLKKAERELGALGKVNPLALEEFAALEERHQFLSSQLEDLKSSRKDLLDIIKEVDNRVQQVFTEAFADTSAQFDHVFARLFPGGEGRLVLTDPDDMLNTGIEVEARPAGKKIKRLSLLSGGERSLTAVALLVAIFKARPSPFYVMDEVEAALDDTNLGRLITIFEELRESSQLIVITHQKRTMEVADALYGVTMRGDGVSTVISQRLGAGA from the coding sequence TTGCACTTGAAAAGTTTGACTGTCCGAGGATTCAAGTCGTTTGCGTCGGCCACGACCTTCGACTTTGAACCTGGCGTCACCGCCGTCGTCGGGCCCAACGGATCGGGCAAATCCAATGTGGTGGATGCCTTGGCCTGGGTCATGGGAGAGCAGGGCGCCAAAACCCTCCGGGGTGGCAAGATGGAAGACGTCATTTTCGCAGGTACTTCTGGCCGCCCACCGTTGGGCCGGGCCCACGTCGCCCTGACCATTGACAACGCAGACAACGCGCTCCCCATCGAGTACAGCGAAGTCACTATCTCCCGCACTCTGTTCCGTACCGGTGGGTCCGAGTACGCCATCAACGGCGCCCCGTGCAGGCTGTTGGACATTCAGGAACTTCTCTCCGATTCCGGCTTGGGCCGTGAAATGCACGTGATCGTGGGACAAGGCCAGCTGGACCGCGTACTCCATGCCACCCCCGAGGACCGCCGGGGCTTCATCGAGGAAGCAGCGGGAATCCTCAAGCACCGCCGCCGCAAGGAAAAGACGGTCCGCAAGCTCGAAGCCATGCAGGCCAATCTCGCACGGCTCGGTGACCTCACGGCAGAAATACGTCGGCAATTGACTCCGTTGGGCAAACAGGCGGAGATAGCCCGCCGCGCCCAAACAGTCCAGTTCGACGTCCGGGATGCCCGCGCCCGGCTTTTGGCGGACGACCTTGTCCAACTGACAACCACCCTTGAAAAGGACGTTGCAGACGAAGCCGCCCTCAAAGAGCGCCGCCGGGTGGTTGAGGCAGGGCTTGGGACGGGTCGGCGCCGCCAAGCGGGATTGGAGCAGCAAGCCGCCGAAGCCACGCCGCGACTCAATGCCGCACGGGAGCAGTGGTACCAGCTTTCGGCCAACCGGGAACGACTCCGCTCACTCGGATCCTTGGCCAGCGAACGCAGAAGACTCCTGGGTTCCGCGGAGGCCTCACCGGACACCGGACGTGACCCCGAACAACTCGAGCGCCAGGCTGCCCGGGTCCGTGAGGAACAGACTGCCCTCGAACACGACATCCTCGCCAAGCAGGCGGCTCTTCTTGAGGCAACGGTTGCAAAGGACTCGGCCGAGGCGCTCGCAGCTGCGGAGGACAAGCGCCTAACAGCCATGTTGAGGGCGGCCGCCGACCGCAGGGAGGGGCTGGCCAGACTGGCAGGCCAGGTGGCCGCGGCCAGGTCCCGGGCCGAAGCTGCCGAGGCCGAACGTGGTCGCCTCAGGGAATCCCTCGCTGCAGGTGACGAACGGCGCCGCAAGGCGCAGAGCGAGTTCACTGCCCTCGAAACGCAAGTGGCTGGCGTTGAAGATGGCGAAGAGAGCCTCGACGCTGACTACGAGAATGCCAACGAGGTCCTGGATGCAGTCCTCGCGGAGATCGAGGAACTGAAAGCTTCCGAGCGGGAAGCTGTCCGCGAGCGGGACGCCCTGACGGCACGACGCGATGCCCTTCAACTCGGGCTCAACCGCAAGGACGGGGCGGGAAGTCTTCTGACGGCTGAGGGCGTTCTTGGACCGTTGGCGGCGCTGGTATCCATCGAGCCGGGATACGAGGCCGCCATAGCTGCCGCCTTGGGCAGTGCCTCGGACGCCTTGGCGGTTGCCGACACCGACAGCGCCCTGGCAGCCATCCGCCTGCTGAAGGATAACGACGCGGGGCGGGCATCACTGCTTCTTCCCGGAAGTACTTCCCCCGGTGAAGATCCCGGCACCAACCTCGAGCTTCCCGCCGGCTGCCGTTGGGCTGCCGACGTGGTGAAGATCGCTGATCCTGTTGCCCAAGGCGCGCTCGGGCTCCTGGTCCGTACCGCCGTCGTTGATGATGTTGCGGTGGCGGCAGCTCTCATCGCAGATAATCCACACCTCAGGGCGGTGACCCGCGAGGGTGACGTTTTTACCTCCCTGACCATCACAGGAGGATCTGCCACCGCGCCGTCGCTGCTGGAAGTTCAGGCGGCAGTGGACGACGCCGTTGCCCGGCTCCAGGAGGTCACGGCCCGTCTGGAACGTGGACGCTTCGCCTTGGCCGCCGCTCAAACCCGCCGTGCCGAAGCGCAGGACCGCGCGGACGCCGCTTTGGAGCGGTTGCATGAATCGGATGCCCGCCTTGCCGCTGTTGCTGAGCGCCTGGGTCATCTCAACTCCGTTCTTCGCAGCGCTGTGGGCGAAAGCGAACGGCTCGCCACGTCCATGGCCAAGGCCGAAGCCAACATCGCAGAAGCCCAACTTGACCTTGAAGTCGCCGTGGAACGCCTCGCTGCGGCCCAGGAAGCACCTGACGAGGAACCATCCACGGAACAGCGGGATGAACTCGCTGTCCAGGCCAGGACTGCCCGGGCATTGGAAACCGAAGCCCGGCTTGCCCTCCGGACATCCGAGGAGCAGTTGGGAGCCATCAGCAACCGGGCGGCATCGCTTGAGCGCGCCGCGGCTACCGAACGGCGTGCCCGTGAGGAGGCCGCCCGGCGCGCGCAACGCCGACGCGCGCAGGCGCAGCGTGCGGCGGCGGTCGCGTCCGCTGTGGAGCAGACCCTCAGGTTCATCGACGTTTCAGTTGACCTGGCCGACTACGATCGCGACCTTGCCGAGCAAAAGCGGGATGAGTTGGAGAAGGAACTCGCTGAGGTTCGCTCGGGCAACGACGCCTTGGCGCGGGAGCTTGCCGAGCTAACGGACTCGGTACACCGGGATGAGATGGCCCGGACGCAGCAGCGGCTCCGTATCGAGGCTTTGGAAAGCCGGTCCATTGAAGAGCTGGGACTCTCAGCCGAACAACTCATTGCCGATTATGGTCCGGATAAAATGGTGCCCCTGCCTCCCGGATCGGCTACAGATAAGTGGGCCGAACTCCGGGCGCCTGTTGACGAAAACGGTGACGCCATCATTGAGGGGATTCCGTTCGTCCGGGCAGAGCAGGAGAAAAGGCTGAAGAAAGCCGAGCGTGAGCTCGGGGCCCTTGGCAAAGTGAACCCGTTGGCGTTGGAAGAGTTCGCCGCCCTGGAAGAACGGCACCAGTTCCTGAGCTCGCAGCTGGAGGACCTCAAATCCAGCCGCAAGGACCTGTTGGACATCATCAAAGAGGTGGACAACCGTGTCCAGCAGGTGTTTACCGAGGCTTTTGCTGACACGTCAGCCCAGTTCGACCACGTCTTTGCCAGGCTTTTTCCCGGCGGTGAGGGCAGGTTGGTTCTCACGGACCCCGACGACATGCTTAATACCGGGATTGAAGTGGAGGCGCGTCCGGCGGGCAAGAAAATCAAGAGGCTCTCTCTGCTCTCCGGCGGGGAGCGCTCACTGACAGCAGTGGCGCTGTTGGTGGCCATCTTCAAAGCCCGCCCCTCGCCCTTCTATGTCATGGACGAAGTAGAGGCGGCGTTGGACGATACCAACCTGGGCCGGCTTATCACCATCTTTGAGGAATTGCGTGAGTCCAGCCAGCTGATTGTGATCACCCACCAGAAGCGCACCATGGAAGTGGCAGACGCGCTCTACGGAGTGACGATGAGGGGCGACGGCGTCTCAACCGTGATCAGCCAGAGGCTCGGTGCCGGGGCATAG
- the ftsY gene encoding signal recognition particle-docking protein FtsY: MNDFLPIILSILAALVVVGGLVPVLMKARKTGAKYPGTRDANDPVQSSAAGGGTLVEDRPDAVKAPAPTFDGTVADTDVPDDAAGLETIAIDTPAPVEGRLTRLRARLIKSNNILGKGLLALLSGDKIDENVWDEVEETLLLADLGTEPTMQLVDALRERVKVLGTRSPEDVKAMLREELIKLVDPSMDRSLNVERKGDRPAVVLVVGVNGVGKTTTVGKLARVLVAEDKDVLLGAADTFRAAAAEQLATWGQRVGVPTVKSDIDGADPASVAYEAVKAGIDQEVDVVMVDTAGRLQNKTGLMDELGKVKRVIEKLAEVDEVLLVLDATTGQNGLNQARVFAEVVNITGIVLTKLDGTAKGGIVVAIQKSLGVPVKLIGLGEGPDDLAPFDAESFVDALLN; the protein is encoded by the coding sequence GTGAACGATTTCCTACCCATAATTCTGTCCATTCTCGCTGCGCTCGTAGTGGTCGGCGGACTCGTGCCGGTACTGATGAAAGCCCGGAAGACCGGCGCAAAGTACCCCGGAACACGTGACGCGAACGATCCCGTCCAGTCATCGGCAGCAGGCGGCGGAACCCTTGTGGAGGACCGCCCGGATGCGGTGAAGGCTCCGGCCCCGACCTTCGACGGAACCGTTGCGGACACGGACGTCCCGGATGACGCCGCCGGGCTAGAGACCATCGCCATCGATACACCGGCGCCGGTGGAGGGTCGCCTGACCCGTCTTCGTGCCAGGTTGATCAAGTCCAACAACATCCTGGGCAAGGGCCTCCTCGCACTGTTGTCCGGCGACAAGATCGACGAGAACGTGTGGGACGAGGTAGAAGAGACCCTCCTGCTGGCCGATCTTGGAACCGAACCCACCATGCAGTTGGTCGACGCCCTGCGTGAGCGTGTCAAGGTTCTGGGCACCCGCAGCCCCGAAGACGTCAAGGCGATGCTCCGTGAAGAACTGATCAAACTGGTTGATCCAAGCATGGACCGTTCCTTGAATGTCGAGCGCAAGGGCGACCGCCCCGCCGTCGTGCTTGTTGTAGGCGTGAACGGCGTTGGTAAGACCACCACCGTGGGCAAGCTGGCACGTGTGTTGGTGGCTGAAGACAAAGATGTCCTTTTGGGCGCCGCTGATACTTTCCGTGCTGCTGCTGCCGAGCAGTTGGCCACCTGGGGACAGCGCGTGGGTGTGCCCACCGTCAAGTCCGACATCGACGGCGCCGACCCCGCGTCGGTGGCTTACGAAGCGGTGAAGGCCGGCATCGATCAGGAGGTCGATGTGGTCATGGTTGACACCGCAGGACGCCTGCAGAACAAAACCGGACTCATGGATGAGCTCGGCAAGGTCAAGCGGGTCATTGAGAAGCTGGCAGAAGTGGACGAGGTTCTGTTGGTCCTGGACGCCACCACCGGACAGAACGGACTCAATCAGGCACGCGTCTTTGCAGAGGTAGTGAACATCACCGGCATCGTTTTGACCAAGCTGGACGGAACGGCCAAGGGCGGCATCGTGGTGGCTATCCAGAAGTCTCTGGGAGTACCCGTGAAGCTCATTGGTTTGGGCGAAGGCCCGGACGATCTTGCACCGTTCGACGCCGAAAGCTTCGTGGACGCACTGCTCAACTAG